In Gimesia benthica, a single window of DNA contains:
- the ilvC gene encoding ketol-acid reductoisomerase, with protein MAVTIYYDDDADLSLLKDKTIAILGYGSQGHAQAQNLRDSGCNVIIGQRKGSENYDLAVSHGFEPVSIAEATKQGDLINILLPDEVQGDLYKSDILPNLSKGNLLLCSHGFNIHFNQVVPPAGVDAALVAPKGPGHLVRSEYVKGGGVPSLIALVEGASESTRQLALAYAKGIGGTRGGVIETSFAEETETDLFGEQVVLCGGVSELVKAGFDTLVEAGYQPEMAYFECMHELKLIVDLFYQGGLNYMRYSVSNTAEYGDYSSGPRIITDETRKEMKKILEEIQTGEFAKNWLLENKANQASFKAIRRLNRQHPIEAVGKELRRMMSWIDSKEV; from the coding sequence ATGGCAGTAACAATTTATTACGATGACGATGCAGACTTGTCGCTGTTGAAAGACAAAACCATTGCCATCCTCGGCTACGGAAGCCAGGGACACGCTCAAGCTCAAAACCTTCGCGACAGTGGCTGTAACGTCATTATCGGTCAGCGTAAAGGCAGTGAAAACTACGATCTGGCCGTCAGCCATGGATTCGAACCGGTCTCTATCGCAGAAGCCACCAAACAGGGCGACCTGATCAACATTCTGCTTCCCGACGAAGTTCAGGGTGATCTCTACAAGAGCGACATCCTGCCGAACCTGAGCAAAGGCAACCTGCTGCTCTGCTCACATGGTTTCAACATTCACTTCAACCAGGTTGTTCCGCCCGCTGGCGTTGATGCAGCTTTGGTTGCTCCCAAAGGCCCCGGCCACCTGGTTCGCAGCGAATACGTTAAAGGGGGCGGTGTTCCCTCGCTGATCGCTCTGGTTGAAGGGGCTTCTGAAAGCACCCGTCAGCTGGCTCTGGCCTACGCCAAAGGTATCGGTGGTACTCGCGGTGGTGTGATCGAAACATCTTTCGCTGAAGAAACCGAAACCGACCTGTTCGGCGAGCAGGTTGTGCTCTGCGGTGGTGTCAGTGAACTGGTTAAAGCCGGTTTTGATACTCTGGTTGAAGCCGGATATCAGCCCGAAATGGCCTACTTCGAATGTATGCACGAACTCAAACTGATCGTCGACCTGTTCTATCAGGGTGGTCTGAACTACATGCGGTACAGTGTTTCTAACACTGCTGAATACGGCGATTACTCCAGCGGTCCGCGAATCATCACCGACGAAACCCGCAAGGAAATGAAGAAGATCCTGGAAGAAATCCAGACCGGTGAATTTGCGAAAAACTGGTTGCTCGAAAACAAAGCCAACCAGGCTTCCTTCAAGGCGATCCGTCGTCTGAATCGTCAGCATCCCATCGAAGCCGTTGGTAAAGAACTGCGGCGGATGATGAGCTGGATTGATTCCAAAGAGGTCTAA
- the ilvN gene encoding acetolactate synthase small subunit, whose product MKHVLSALVMNQPGVLAQISGMLASRSFNIESLAVGETEEPQFSRITFVVGDYNKLDQVRKQLEKLVTVVKVVDFSGQDFVERDLMLMKVATPGKTRSEIRELVEIFRAKIVDVSTENVMIEISGQESKINAFIDVMRPFGILEMVRTGRIALLRSEVVKAESPSEEPVETA is encoded by the coding sequence ATGAAACACGTTCTTTCTGCTCTGGTCATGAATCAACCGGGTGTCCTGGCCCAGATTTCAGGCATGCTGGCCTCACGCTCTTTTAACATTGAGAGTCTGGCGGTCGGTGAAACCGAAGAACCCCAGTTTTCCCGAATTACTTTTGTCGTCGGCGATTACAACAAGCTGGATCAGGTCAGAAAACAGCTGGAAAAGCTGGTTACCGTAGTGAAAGTGGTCGATTTTTCCGGACAGGACTTTGTCGAACGCGACCTGATGCTGATGAAAGTGGCGACACCCGGAAAAACCCGCTCAGAAATTCGCGAATTAGTCGAAATTTTCCGTGCGAAAATCGTTGACGTGAGCACCGAAAACGTAATGATCGAGATTTCCGGTCAGGAATCGAAGATCAATGCATTTATTGACGTGATGCGACCGTTTGGGATTCTTGAAATGGTTCGTACAGGTCGGATTGCCCTGTTACGCTCTGAAGTCGTGAAAGCAGAATCTCCCTCTGAGGAACCTGTGGAAACAGCTTAA
- the recJ gene encoding single-stranded-DNA-specific exonuclease RecJ, with product MTQNWRFAPHDESQVRRLSSEMRISPLLAQVLIARGLQDVGTARSFINARMNELLDPCSMPGIEEATDRVIAALNSKRRITIYGDYDVDGMTATSILLQCITLANGQCDYFIPNRLDDGYGLNCDAIRELHEEDPERLLITVDCGITSVTEAALAKELGLELIITDHHQMDEELPAAACLVHPRLPGGDYEFPHLCGAGVALKLAWAVCQKLGDGQKASPQMREFLKCAVGLAAIGTIADVVPLVGENRIIVRYGLGALAELAPLGLQELMKVAEIKTGQPLDTEDIGFAIAPRLNAAGRLGQARLAVELLTTSNRERAVQLALYLDELNKNRRTVERRILKQAREMVEENAEWEEHQTLVLAHPDWHPGVIGIVANRVAEHFEKPTVLIALEAATRTGQGSARSFAGFDLHAGFSSCAEHLMRFGGHQAAAGLRIEEDKIEDFRQAFAAYAATAPPPSDDDLLVKIDAEVCLNEITKQAVLELDCLGPFGQENPRPQFVATRVELAEPPKTMGEGGRHLSLVFQQHKTRIRAIAFGKGEWASQMEEAGGPFSISFAPNINRFRGFESVQLQLKDWISETADTPVTS from the coding sequence ATGACTCAAAACTGGCGATTTGCCCCCCACGATGAATCTCAGGTACGCCGCCTCAGTTCTGAAATGCGGATTTCTCCCCTGTTGGCTCAGGTTTTGATCGCCCGCGGGCTCCAGGATGTGGGCACCGCCCGCAGTTTTATCAACGCTCGCATGAATGAGCTTCTCGATCCCTGCAGTATGCCTGGCATCGAAGAAGCTACCGACCGTGTGATCGCTGCCCTGAATTCTAAACGTCGGATCACTATCTACGGCGACTACGACGTCGATGGCATGACCGCCACCAGTATTCTGCTGCAGTGCATTACCCTGGCGAATGGACAATGCGACTATTTCATTCCCAACCGCCTGGATGATGGCTACGGACTGAACTGTGATGCCATCCGCGAATTACATGAAGAAGATCCCGAGCGGCTGTTGATTACGGTCGACTGTGGGATCACCAGTGTCACAGAGGCCGCTCTCGCAAAAGAACTCGGCCTGGAACTGATTATTACCGATCACCATCAGATGGATGAAGAGCTGCCGGCTGCGGCCTGCCTCGTGCATCCCCGTCTCCCCGGAGGCGACTATGAATTTCCTCACCTCTGTGGTGCCGGTGTCGCTTTGAAACTGGCCTGGGCCGTTTGCCAGAAACTGGGGGATGGCCAGAAAGCCTCTCCCCAGATGCGCGAGTTTCTCAAATGTGCCGTCGGATTGGCTGCAATTGGGACTATTGCCGATGTGGTTCCCCTGGTTGGTGAAAATCGGATTATTGTCCGCTACGGACTCGGGGCACTCGCAGAACTGGCTCCCCTGGGACTGCAGGAGCTGATGAAAGTCGCAGAGATCAAAACCGGTCAGCCGCTCGATACCGAAGACATCGGCTTTGCCATCGCGCCCCGACTGAATGCCGCCGGTCGACTGGGGCAGGCCCGCCTGGCAGTAGAACTGCTCACCACCAGTAATCGGGAACGGGCCGTGCAACTGGCACTCTACCTGGATGAACTCAATAAAAACCGTCGCACGGTCGAACGCCGGATTCTCAAGCAGGCACGCGAGATGGTCGAAGAGAACGCCGAGTGGGAAGAGCACCAGACCCTGGTACTTGCCCATCCGGACTGGCACCCCGGCGTGATCGGCATCGTTGCAAACCGAGTCGCCGAACATTTTGAAAAACCAACGGTTTTGATCGCCCTTGAAGCCGCGACCCGCACCGGTCAGGGATCGGCGCGATCCTTCGCCGGCTTTGATCTGCATGCCGGTTTCTCATCCTGTGCAGAGCACCTGATGCGTTTCGGCGGTCACCAGGCTGCCGCGGGCTTGCGCATCGAAGAAGACAAAATCGAAGACTTTCGTCAGGCGTTCGCCGCCTATGCGGCTACGGCGCCACCACCGTCAGACGACGATCTACTGGTGAAGATCGATGCGGAAGTCTGTCTGAACGAAATCACCAAACAGGCGGTGTTGGAACTGGATTGCCTGGGCCCGTTCGGGCAGGAGAATCCACGGCCTCAGTTTGTCGCCACCCGGGTCGAACTGGCCGAGCCTCCCAAAACGATGGGAGAGGGGGGACGTCACCTGTCGCTGGTCTTCCAGCAGCACAAAACCCGTATTCGTGCCATCGCCTTCGGCAAAGGAGAGTGGGCCAGCCAGATGGAAGAAGCCGGCGGTCCTTTTTCGATCAGCTTCGCTCCGAATATCAACCGCTTTCGTGGCTTTGAAAGCGTACAGCTCCAACTGAAAGACTGGATCTCCGAGACAGCTGATACGCCCGTTACTTCCTAA
- a CDS encoding outer membrane protein assembly factor BamB family protein has protein sequence MTRSISCVPLLIYVTACLCSVSILEAGHWPMWRYDAGHTASSPDSLPDQLTPVWTRKFSPRKQVWDDPLNNDLMTYDKVFEPVVYGRRMFVGFNDADKLVALDTRTGETLWTFFTDGPVRFSPVATEDRVYLVSDDGHLYCLNSSDGTLIWKFRGAPAAQKTLGNQRVISAWPARGGPVLYDDQIYFAASIWPFMGTFIYALDAETGTVTWVNDSTSASYIKQPHSAPSFAGVAPQGTLVATEDLLLVPGGRSVPAALDRKTGELKYFHLGGKGNGGSFVISGEKEFFVHTRYRGVRAYNLETGLPNLYVHNEPVLHDEQIYSASLKNKQPVLEAFNNQHKALWSLPVDGQGDLIRAGNRLYAVGEQTISAVELPASPDAKPQVAWQQPISGTVARLLAADNRLYAVTLEGAIMAFAAPGEQTESIITEATSETKPAVDPAAMELAARILKQTETRTGYAVCVGGDNPDLLDAFLRLSPLQLVVLEPDAQRVAGLRKRYDARGEYGTRISVHQGTPTRFQTPQHIARVTIVSAPQVESLTSASLQQIYRSVRPYGGVIWIPTADERLESLKNMIHQAQLPKAEVTELADGLLVRRVGALPDSADWTHQYGDIANSVKSNDKRVKLPLGVLWFGGNSHDDVLPRHGHGPPEQVIGGRTFLEGMNSLSARDVYTGEVLWRREFDDLGTFGIYFNSTYADTPLSTQYNQKHIPGANARGTNYIATEEEVYLAIGAECHVLSAVDGQSQRIIKLPDPKKDWAFIAVDQDILLAGNGFAHYGKKVEEKAGKDGPAATDLSASRGLIAFDRRSGEKLWQVDAVHSFLHNGIVAGRNRLYCLDKLPASAEKKLSRRGMADPSQYRILCLDLQTGKELWSTKESIFGSWLGYSEKHDLLLQAGARASDRLSDEVGQGMIAYQADDGSILWQKKDQKYTGPLVLHNDLIITSANSYQVSGGAFHIRDGSPYTITNPITREKEPLKFSRTYGCNYVIASENLLTFRSGAAGFYDLANQSGTGNFGGFKSSCTSNLVVANGVLNAPDYTRTCSCSYQNQTSLALIHMPEIEIWTNSQLQDAAESTGVVKQAGINFGAPGDRRADTGTLWLDYPSVGGESPDLAVTIANKNFRTFRHHALKINDSSSNPGLSWVAASGIEDPQKITIAIRQEDSAKQGEGIPVASVDDDAEENSKGNVSMNSSDLELTMDGGDTQVVAIRFTDIPLSRAEELDAAYIQFTVDETDKKECQLNIQGELTVDSKPLMEAKHNLSSRKRTRAVVAWSPPAWTKVDAAGEAQRTPDLKPILDEIRQQPGWKPGNPISFIITGTGTRTARSYRGPTSGSARLVLKKKESPAENRAEDVAAKTNENSRRYSVRLTFNEPNMKLKIGERKFDVFLQGERVLQDFDILAETGQPMRSLVKDIPGVVVADQLELEFKSVRGSQAAPLISGVELISED, from the coding sequence ATGACTCGTTCTATATCTTGCGTGCCGCTCCTGATCTATGTGACGGCCTGTCTCTGCAGTGTCTCTATTCTGGAAGCAGGCCACTGGCCCATGTGGCGCTACGACGCAGGACATACGGCTTCATCGCCTGATTCCCTGCCCGACCAGTTGACGCCGGTCTGGACCCGGAAATTCAGCCCACGGAAACAGGTCTGGGATGATCCGTTAAACAATGACCTGATGACGTATGACAAAGTCTTTGAACCGGTCGTCTATGGCCGACGAATGTTTGTCGGGTTTAACGATGCCGATAAACTCGTTGCTCTGGATACACGGACCGGCGAGACGCTCTGGACGTTCTTCACCGATGGTCCCGTTCGTTTTTCGCCGGTTGCGACAGAAGACCGGGTTTACCTGGTCAGTGATGACGGACACCTCTATTGTCTCAACAGCAGCGACGGAACTCTCATCTGGAAGTTTCGGGGCGCGCCGGCTGCACAAAAGACATTGGGGAATCAGCGGGTGATTTCTGCCTGGCCTGCCCGCGGCGGTCCTGTTTTATACGACGATCAGATTTACTTCGCAGCCAGTATCTGGCCGTTTATGGGGACCTTCATTTATGCCCTGGATGCAGAGACCGGAACGGTCACCTGGGTGAATGATTCGACCAGCGCCAGCTACATCAAACAGCCGCACAGCGCCCCTTCTTTTGCGGGCGTGGCGCCACAGGGCACGCTCGTGGCAACCGAGGATCTGTTACTGGTGCCCGGCGGTCGATCCGTACCGGCAGCCCTGGATCGTAAGACCGGCGAGTTGAAATACTTTCACCTGGGAGGAAAGGGGAACGGCGGATCGTTCGTGATTTCAGGCGAGAAAGAATTCTTTGTGCATACCCGCTATCGGGGAGTTCGCGCTTACAATCTGGAAACCGGATTGCCCAACCTGTACGTGCACAATGAACCGGTGCTCCACGACGAACAGATCTATTCCGCCAGTCTCAAAAATAAACAGCCGGTGCTGGAGGCTTTTAATAATCAGCATAAGGCACTCTGGTCTCTCCCCGTGGATGGACAGGGAGATCTGATCCGAGCCGGAAATCGTCTCTACGCAGTGGGCGAGCAGACGATTTCCGCTGTCGAACTGCCAGCCAGTCCAGATGCCAAACCGCAGGTTGCCTGGCAACAACCCATTTCCGGAACCGTCGCTCGTTTACTGGCTGCAGATAACAGGCTCTACGCGGTCACTCTGGAGGGCGCGATCATGGCGTTCGCCGCACCGGGAGAGCAAACTGAATCCATAATCACGGAGGCCACATCGGAAACGAAACCGGCCGTCGATCCCGCTGCCATGGAACTAGCTGCCAGGATTCTGAAACAGACCGAAACCCGTACCGGATATGCTGTCTGCGTGGGCGGGGATAATCCTGATTTGCTGGACGCTTTCCTGCGACTCTCTCCGTTGCAACTGGTAGTGCTGGAGCCTGATGCGCAGCGTGTCGCTGGTCTCCGCAAACGTTATGACGCTCGTGGGGAATATGGCACGCGTATCTCGGTTCACCAGGGAACTCCGACGCGTTTCCAGACGCCACAACACATTGCCCGGGTGACGATCGTCAGCGCTCCGCAGGTGGAATCGCTGACCAGTGCCTCCCTGCAGCAAATTTATCGCTCGGTTCGGCCGTATGGCGGTGTCATCTGGATTCCTACAGCAGACGAGCGACTTGAGTCTCTCAAAAATATGATCCATCAGGCTCAGCTTCCCAAAGCTGAGGTGACGGAACTGGCCGATGGTCTCCTGGTTCGCCGGGTGGGGGCGCTGCCTGATTCGGCCGACTGGACGCACCAGTATGGGGATATCGCGAACAGTGTGAAATCGAACGACAAGCGGGTCAAACTGCCTCTGGGTGTTCTCTGGTTTGGCGGTAATTCACACGACGATGTGCTCCCGCGACACGGGCATGGTCCGCCTGAGCAGGTGATCGGCGGTCGCACATTTCTGGAAGGCATGAACAGTCTGAGTGCTCGCGATGTTTACACGGGGGAAGTGCTCTGGAGACGTGAATTTGACGACCTGGGCACGTTTGGCATCTATTTCAATTCGACTTATGCCGACACGCCACTGAGTACGCAATACAACCAGAAACATATTCCCGGAGCGAATGCCCGCGGCACAAACTATATCGCCACAGAGGAAGAGGTCTATCTGGCCATTGGCGCTGAGTGCCATGTGCTGAGTGCCGTTGATGGGCAGTCGCAACGAATCATCAAACTGCCGGACCCTAAAAAAGACTGGGCCTTCATCGCTGTGGACCAGGATATCCTGCTGGCCGGAAATGGATTTGCTCATTATGGCAAAAAGGTTGAGGAGAAAGCAGGCAAGGACGGACCCGCGGCGACTGACTTGTCTGCAAGTCGAGGGTTGATTGCCTTTGATCGTCGGTCGGGAGAAAAACTCTGGCAGGTCGATGCCGTACATTCATTCTTACACAACGGAATCGTTGCGGGACGGAATCGGTTGTACTGCCTCGACAAACTCCCAGCGAGTGCCGAGAAAAAACTGTCGCGGCGCGGCATGGCTGATCCTTCACAGTATCGTATTCTGTGCCTGGACCTGCAGACCGGGAAAGAACTCTGGTCGACAAAGGAAAGTATCTTTGGTTCCTGGCTGGGCTACTCTGAAAAACATGATCTGCTGTTGCAGGCCGGTGCCCGGGCCAGCGATCGCCTCAGTGATGAGGTGGGCCAGGGAATGATTGCCTACCAGGCCGATGATGGCAGCATCCTCTGGCAGAAGAAGGATCAGAAATATACCGGTCCGCTGGTGCTGCACAACGATCTGATTATCACTTCGGCTAATTCGTATCAGGTCTCAGGGGGCGCCTTTCACATCAGGGACGGTAGCCCTTACACGATTACGAATCCAATTACCCGCGAAAAAGAGCCGCTGAAGTTTTCCCGTACCTATGGCTGCAATTATGTGATTGCCAGTGAGAATCTGCTGACGTTCCGATCCGGTGCTGCGGGATTTTATGATCTGGCCAACCAGAGCGGGACCGGGAATTTTGGTGGATTCAAATCGAGTTGTACTTCAAATCTGGTTGTGGCGAACGGCGTGTTGAATGCACCCGACTACACACGTACCTGCAGTTGCTCCTATCAGAACCAGACCTCCCTGGCGTTGATTCACATGCCTGAAATCGAAATCTGGACAAACAGCCAGTTGCAGGACGCTGCGGAATCGACGGGAGTGGTGAAACAGGCGGGGATCAATTTCGGTGCCCCGGGGGATCGCAGGGCAGACACCGGCACGCTCTGGCTGGACTATCCCAGTGTGGGTGGGGAGTCTCCTGACTTAGCAGTCACCATCGCGAATAAAAATTTTCGCACCTTTCGCCACCATGCACTTAAAATCAACGATTCGTCATCGAATCCAGGATTGAGCTGGGTTGCTGCTTCGGGCATTGAAGATCCACAAAAGATTACAATCGCCATCCGCCAGGAGGATTCGGCCAAACAAGGAGAAGGCATTCCCGTAGCCAGTGTAGACGATGACGCCGAAGAGAACTCCAAGGGGAACGTCAGCATGAACAGCAGCGATCTGGAGCTGACGATGGATGGCGGCGATACCCAGGTCGTGGCGATCCGTTTTACCGATATCCCCCTGTCGCGCGCCGAGGAACTGGATGCAGCCTATATTCAATTCACTGTCGATGAGACAGATAAGAAAGAGTGCCAGCTGAACATCCAGGGCGAGCTGACTGTGGATTCGAAACCGCTGATGGAAGCAAAACACAACCTCTCCAGCCGCAAACGGACGCGGGCTGTCGTTGCATGGTCGCCCCCTGCCTGGACCAAAGTGGATGCTGCTGGAGAAGCACAGCGGACACCCGATCTGAAACCGATTCTCGATGAAATTCGCCAGCAGCCCGGCTGGAAACCGGGCAACCCGATTTCATTTATCATCACTGGTACGGGCACACGCACGGCCCGCTCTTATCGGGGGCCGACTTCCGGATCGGCGCGGCTGGTACTGAAAAAGAAAGAGTCACCGGCTGAGAACCGTGCTGAAGATGTCGCAGCGAAAACGAATGAAAATTCCAGACGCTATTCAGTTCGTCTGACCTTCAATGAACCGAACATGAAACTCAAAATCGGGGAACGAAAGTTTGATGTATTCCTGCAGGGAGAACGGGTGCTGCAGGACTTCGACATTCTGGCCGAGACTGGTCAGCCCATGCGGAGCCTGGTCAAGGATATCCCCGGAGTGGTGGTAGCCGATCAGCTGGAGCTGGAATTCAAGTCTGTCCGTGGTTCTCAGGCCGCCCCCCTGATCTCGGGAGTTGAACTTATCAGTGAGGACTGA
- a CDS encoding DUF1549 and DUF1553 domain-containing protein → MLSASENQHNRGHQAGSLLLAGLFLICQQSILVAAEKSAADSEPQRLAGQIDQFIREAHQREQVQIAPRASDAEFMRRVCLDLSGKIPPVAEVRQFLADTTPDKRSQLIERLLDSPGFVVHFTSLWREILIPEAGTDPFARQQVPEFEAWLRTQLRNDTSYAALAQAIIGAPFDQEAAQAETMEPTPRAFYVAKQLKPESLAASTSRAFLGVRIECAQCHDHPFDSWKQEQFWKFAAFFANFDQSQQNNLITGFSLREVAGKPAIKIPDTNRLVEASFLNGKEIDWEQNQRGPRERLSEWITSSQNPYFARASVNRIWSLFFGRGIVDPVDDFSTTNPASHPELLDAMARAFQQHDYDLKYLIREITNSETYQLTSRQTDPSQSRAQWYGKMPTRGLTSEQIFANLVQATGFFRQTTETDPRLIAGGTNSPQTEIYELFQSEAENQLEPRATILQALALMNGTFITNATSLEESDVFTAIVDFPGQSVEQKIEAFYLSTLSRPPTSAEQNRLKSYITASEDQTDAFANLFWALLNSSEFLLNH, encoded by the coding sequence GTGTTAAGTGCCAGCGAAAATCAGCACAACCGAGGTCATCAGGCGGGCAGTCTGCTACTGGCTGGACTATTTCTGATCTGCCAGCAGTCGATCTTAGTCGCCGCGGAAAAGTCTGCAGCCGACAGTGAACCACAGCGGTTGGCCGGCCAGATCGATCAGTTCATCCGAGAAGCCCACCAGCGCGAACAGGTTCAGATCGCTCCCCGTGCTTCGGATGCGGAATTCATGAGGCGGGTCTGCCTGGATCTGTCCGGCAAAATTCCGCCGGTAGCGGAAGTACGCCAGTTTCTGGCAGACACCACTCCCGATAAGCGGTCTCAGTTGATTGAACGCTTATTGGACAGTCCGGGTTTCGTGGTCCACTTCACCAGTCTCTGGCGAGAGATCCTGATTCCCGAAGCCGGCACAGATCCATTTGCACGACAACAGGTACCGGAATTCGAAGCCTGGCTGCGAACTCAATTGAGAAACGACACTTCCTATGCTGCTCTGGCTCAAGCCATCATTGGGGCACCCTTTGATCAGGAAGCAGCACAGGCAGAGACAATGGAACCCACTCCACGGGCTTTCTATGTGGCTAAGCAACTCAAACCAGAGAGTCTGGCTGCCAGTACTTCCCGTGCCTTTCTGGGAGTTCGCATTGAATGTGCCCAGTGCCATGATCATCCCTTCGATAGCTGGAAGCAGGAGCAGTTCTGGAAGTTCGCGGCCTTCTTTGCCAATTTCGATCAATCCCAACAGAATAATTTGATTACCGGATTCAGTCTGAGAGAAGTTGCCGGCAAACCCGCCATCAAAATTCCCGATACAAATCGACTGGTCGAAGCCAGCTTTCTGAATGGAAAAGAGATCGACTGGGAACAGAATCAGCGTGGGCCCCGGGAACGGCTATCGGAATGGATTACGTCTTCACAGAACCCCTATTTTGCCAGAGCGTCAGTCAATCGCATCTGGAGTCTGTTTTTTGGTCGAGGCATTGTAGACCCGGTCGATGATTTTTCTACGACCAACCCCGCTTCGCATCCGGAACTGCTGGATGCCATGGCGCGTGCCTTCCAGCAGCATGATTACGATCTGAAATATCTGATCCGTGAAATCACGAATTCTGAGACCTATCAGCTAACCAGTCGCCAGACCGATCCCAGTCAGTCTCGTGCACAATGGTATGGAAAAATGCCGACACGGGGGCTGACCTCAGAACAGATCTTTGCCAATCTGGTCCAGGCCACAGGATTCTTCCGTCAGACGACAGAAACGGATCCGCGATTGATCGCGGGAGGCACGAATTCTCCCCAGACGGAAATTTACGAACTGTTTCAATCGGAGGCCGAAAACCAGCTGGAGCCCCGGGCTACAATATTGCAGGCTCTGGCGCTGATGAACGGTACCTTTATCACCAACGCGACCAGTCTGGAAGAGTCCGATGTTTTTACCGCGATAGTAGATTTCCCCGGTCAATCGGTCGAACAGAAAATCGAAGCCTTTTATCTGTCCACGCTTTCCCGGCCTCCCACATCGGCAGAACAAAACAGACTGAAATCGTATATCACAGCGAGTGAAGACCAGACGGACGCCTTTGCGAATCTGTTCTGGGCCCTGTTAAACAGTAGTGAGTTTTTATTGAATCATTAA
- a CDS encoding EF-hand domain-containing protein, which translates to MTAAARTICCYLIAALLGLAPLRIGFAGEVQGSAPQSTTAQRILLLAPSAPVVIAVNIQVDEADFCATTTDYIERLFTSLDRNEDQFIDQTEMENVPAFGIRLFDQGSPADRLKLLDVAPRDQKLSIGEFATYIHRAQGSAFRIAGAPTRTSQVIELFRKLDYNGDGSVSDAEFEASSRALTQFDRDEDEVLNLAELRPFNANQTQTVVGGGQGETETPFRQLDNDRSIRQAVDELLKKYVEHANPKQDALALACFSSTSSEASLIQDFDKDADGYLNREEMSVWLHHPASDLQLEMALPRQKAFRPTLKFVSKQTPRVTEVESPSRSRLQLRLDSLQLEFRVKSSRHMLADNVRFYQTRFRVVDSDKNGYLSPNEFMQLNIPGADYQKADKDQDEMLHKEELTEYLIQKTSSVQNQVVMTVSNDGKSLFEILDADLDRRLSPRELKNSLKRVREYDKNRDQSLDPAELRGHFKLTFELGKPQLFQFDPRMDSMAMNQNSTIPRTISGPRWFQRMDRNRDGDISEREFLFDAATFKRLDQNQDHLISADEAEAFSPKSD; encoded by the coding sequence ATGACCGCAGCCGCCAGGACAATCTGTTGCTACCTGATCGCAGCTCTGCTGGGACTGGCCCCGTTGCGCATCGGTTTCGCAGGAGAAGTTCAGGGTTCCGCGCCGCAGTCAACAACGGCCCAGCGAATTTTGCTTCTGGCCCCCTCAGCACCCGTTGTGATTGCCGTTAACATTCAGGTAGATGAAGCTGATTTCTGCGCGACGACGACCGATTACATCGAACGGCTGTTTACCTCGCTGGATCGAAACGAGGATCAATTCATTGACCAGACCGAGATGGAAAACGTCCCGGCATTTGGTATCCGTCTGTTTGATCAGGGGAGCCCGGCAGATCGGCTAAAATTGCTGGATGTAGCGCCCCGGGATCAGAAGTTGAGCATCGGGGAATTTGCGACTTATATTCACCGGGCCCAGGGTTCTGCTTTTCGCATCGCGGGGGCTCCCACACGAACGTCCCAGGTAATCGAGCTCTTTCGCAAACTGGATTATAATGGCGATGGTTCCGTGAGCGACGCTGAATTCGAAGCCAGCTCCCGCGCGTTAACACAGTTCGATCGTGATGAAGATGAAGTACTGAATCTAGCGGAACTTCGCCCGTTTAATGCGAATCAGACTCAAACCGTGGTTGGAGGAGGTCAGGGAGAAACCGAGACACCCTTCCGGCAGCTGGACAATGACCGCTCGATTCGCCAGGCGGTTGACGAACTATTGAAAAAATATGTCGAACACGCCAATCCCAAACAGGATGCCCTGGCTCTGGCCTGTTTCAGTTCCACCAGCAGTGAAGCATCTCTGATTCAGGATTTCGACAAGGACGCGGATGGTTATTTGAATCGAGAGGAAATGTCGGTCTGGTTGCATCATCCCGCAAGTGATCTGCAACTGGAAATGGCGCTCCCCCGACAGAAAGCATTCCGACCCACGCTCAAATTCGTCAGTAAGCAGACACCCCGTGTCACCGAGGTGGAGTCCCCGTCCCGTTCGCGACTGCAGTTGCGGCTCGACAGTCTGCAACTCGAATTTCGCGTCAAGAGTTCGCGGCACATGCTGGCCGACAATGTCCGTTTCTACCAGACTCGTTTTCGCGTCGTCGACAGTGATAAAAATGGTTATCTGTCTCCAAACGAATTCATGCAGTTGAATATCCCCGGTGCCGACTATCAGAAAGCGGACAAGGATCAGGATGAAATGCTGCACAAGGAAGAGCTGACCGAATATCTGATTCAGAAAACGTCTTCCGTACAGAACCAGGTGGTGATGACAGTCAGCAACGATGGCAAATCGCTGTTTGAAATTCTCGACGCCGATCTGGACCGACGTTTGAGCCCTCGCGAACTGAAGAACAGTCTCAAACGTGTCAGAGAGTATGACAAAAACCGGGACCAGTCACTGGATCCTGCTGAATTACGAGGACATTTCAAACTGACATTTGAACTCGGGAAACCGCAATTGTTTCAGTTTGATCCACGGATGGATTCCATGGCAATGAACCAGAACAGTACAATCCCTCGTACCATTTCCGGACCACGCTGGTTTCAACGCATGGATCGCAACCGGGATGGCGACATATCGGAACGGGAATTTCTGTTCGACGCAGCCACATTTAAACGACTGGACCAGAATCAGGACCACCTGATCAGCGCCGATGAGGCGGAGGCTTTCTCCCCGAAATCGGATTAG